Proteins from a genomic interval of Watersipora subatra chromosome 10, tzWatSuba1.1, whole genome shotgun sequence:
- the LOC137406200 gene encoding WSCD family member CG9164-like, whose product MKCRKRVVISLICEEEMILYFTYLLLHSVQGRDVQKVINADSCKSIPDPVFLKPGALPITALASFQGSGNTWVRQLLAQSTGYKTGDIYKSYGDDFYPEFTSLSDDTVVAIKTHTFAEFMTESYSFKRALVIVRHPLDALYSEFNRMFGGNKTVYAEAVHLINEDGSLSWKWDVWMSHISSWVDFHKYWLKYFPGKVHVIYYNNLKRQTYSELTTAISFLDIQANMNRVNCTIEYPRPAYFQRPNIEPPVPKTKLFTLSMAKAKKAVQILKRLIAKKFGENSERYENFNLEISVEGLR is encoded by the exons GCAGAGATGTACAGAAGGTTATCAACGCCGACTCATGCAAGAGCATTCCTGATCCAGTGTTTCTAAAGCCAGGAGCACTGCCAATCACAGCTTTGGCATCATTTCAAGGCAGTGGAAATACTTGGGTCAGGCAGCTACTAGCTCAGTCCACAG GATACAAAACAGGAGATATCTACAAAAGCTATGGCGATGATTTCTACCCAGAATTCACCTCTCTTAGTGATGACACTGTGGTTGCCATCAAAACGCATACATTTGCAGAGTTTATGACGGAGAGCTACTCCTTCAAGAGAGCCTTG GTGATTGTGAGACACCCTTTAGATGCCCTCTACTCTGAATTCAACAGAATGTTTGGAGGCAATAAAACTGTCTACGCAGAAGCTGTTCATCTGATAAATGAAGATGGTTCACTCAGCTGGA AGTGGGATGTTTGGATGTCACACATATCCAGCTGGGTTGATTTCCACAAATACTGGCTAAAATATTTTCCTGGTAAAGTCCATGTAATATATTACAACAATCTCAAGCGGCAGACCTACTCCGAGCTGACAACCGCAATCAGCTTTCTAGATATCCAGGCGAACATGAACAGAGTCAACTGTACGATCGAGTACCCTCGGCCCGCATATTTCCAGAGACCCAATATTGAACCTCCCGTTCCTAAGACTAAGCTGTTCACACTCTCTATGGCAAAAGCGAAGAAGGCTGTCCAAATTCTTAAACGTTTGATAGCCAAGAAGTTTGGAGAGAACAGTGAACGATATGAGAACTTTAACTTGGAGATAAGTGTGGAGGGTCTGCGATAG
- the LOC137406201 gene encoding uncharacterized protein isoform X2, producing MACGDRVINPGIMPSVLLPRMCDVMVECSITIERPSQDMFTQCDLKQLTSIPGVDVRVQTEPPQKTSTSVQAMLLDLRHSDASQTVDDLDSYAAGDCVPATLSLESDQDASPQGVMAIEDKDKKWGLELAGGDTRARPSNASRMSYQPAVYNSANRDEICNRCNERKEGGQLLNCLTTAAAVALALVLFIGWYLNLSVDTHGVAFQKHNGHVGVPPH from the exons ATGGCGTGTGGTGACCGTGTGATTAATCCTGGAATCATGCCTTCAGTGCT TCTGCCAAGGATGTGTGATGTCATGGTAGAGTGTAGTATAACTATCGAAAGGCCATCTCAGGACATGTTCACTCAATGTGATCTTAAGCAACTTACCTCCATCCCAG GTGTAGATGTGAGAGTTCAGACTGAGCCTCCTCAAAAGACAAGCACCAGTGTTCAGGCTATGCTTCTGGACCTCCGCCACTCC GATGCCTCCCAGACTGTAGATGACCTTGATTCGTATGCTGCCGGGGATTGCGTACCAGCCACATTGTCTCTTGAGTCGGATCAGGATGCATCACCACAGGGAGTTATGGCGATTGAAGACAAAGACAAGAAATGGG GGTTGGAATTAGCCGGTGGAGACACTCGCGCAAGGCCCTCAAATGCTTCACGCATGTCATACCAGCCAGCAGTGTACAACTCAGCAAATAGAGATGAG ATCTGTAATCGGTGTAATGAGAGAAAAGAGGGAGGACAACTACT AAATTGTCTGACCACTGCAGCTGCTGTAGCCTTAGCTCTCGTCCTATTTATCGGTTGGTATCTCAACTTATCAGTGGACACACATGGAGTAGCTTTTCAAAAGCATAATGGACATGTTGGAGTACCCCCTCACTAG
- the LOC137406201 gene encoding uncharacterized protein isoform X1 translates to MACGDRVINPGIMPSVLLPRMCDVMVECSITIERPSQDMFTQCDLKQLTSIPGVDVRVQTEPPQKTSTSVQAMLLDLRHSLKDASQTVDDLDSYAAGDCVPATLSLESDQDASPQGVMAIEDKDKKWGLELAGGDTRARPSNASRMSYQPAVYNSANRDEICNRCNERKEGGQLLNCLTTAAAVALALVLFIGWYLNLSVDTHGVAFQKHNGHVGVPPH, encoded by the exons ATGGCGTGTGGTGACCGTGTGATTAATCCTGGAATCATGCCTTCAGTGCT TCTGCCAAGGATGTGTGATGTCATGGTAGAGTGTAGTATAACTATCGAAAGGCCATCTCAGGACATGTTCACTCAATGTGATCTTAAGCAACTTACCTCCATCCCAG GTGTAGATGTGAGAGTTCAGACTGAGCCTCCTCAAAAGACAAGCACCAGTGTTCAGGCTATGCTTCTGGACCTCCGCCACTCC CTGAAGGATGCCTCCCAGACTGTAGATGACCTTGATTCGTATGCTGCCGGGGATTGCGTACCAGCCACATTGTCTCTTGAGTCGGATCAGGATGCATCACCACAGGGAGTTATGGCGATTGAAGACAAAGACAAGAAATGGG GGTTGGAATTAGCCGGTGGAGACACTCGCGCAAGGCCCTCAAATGCTTCACGCATGTCATACCAGCCAGCAGTGTACAACTCAGCAAATAGAGATGAG ATCTGTAATCGGTGTAATGAGAGAAAAGAGGGAGGACAACTACT AAATTGTCTGACCACTGCAGCTGCTGTAGCCTTAGCTCTCGTCCTATTTATCGGTTGGTATCTCAACTTATCAGTGGACACACATGGAGTAGCTTTTCAAAAGCATAATGGACATGTTGGAGTACCCCCTCACTAG
- the LOC137407197 gene encoding uncharacterized protein codes for MYNSNNHRESLEHANDWLTKRLQLTEEQVREGEEVNATLTEENRHLKTAKTVLNAKLDDLTSELEQLQTSVQDYSAEKQSLLSNIGSLEQEVSVLRQEDENAKHLADELKSEMERMQDMVASRAQEVEDMRLYISQLEDRNERQEERSETQLAAMYQALSEKDEYITQMQRNLNDMEASLLTKGSTPADISKSLAIEMVEDDNICFSSPVEVKGSVEYLRNKLADGASSINELQMKLETVQVANEIYQEEVKDLQCRLETSLQTPQNSLSEVTSAACSRFLCNGCSPPAVFEGK; via the exons atgtacaatagtaataatcataGGGAGTCTCTTGAGCATGCCAATGATTGGCTTACAAAGAGACTTCAGTTGACTGAGGAGCAAGTAAGAGAAGGGGAAGAGGTTAACGCGACCCTTACTGAAGAGAATAGACACTTAAAAACG GCTAAAACTGTATTGAATGCAAAGCTCGATGACTTGACTAGTGAGTTAGAGCAACTGCAGACGAGTGTCCAAGACTACAGTGCAGAGAAGCAGTCATTACTCAGCAATATTGGCAGCCTTGAACAAGAAGTGTCAGTGCTTAGACAAGAGGATGAGAATGCCAAACATCTGGCAGATGAACTTAAGAGTGAG ATGGAGCGGATGCAAGACATGGTAGCGAGCCGGGCACAGGAGGTGGAAGACATGAGGCTGTATATCTCTCAACTGGAAGACAGGAATGAAAGACAGGAAGAAAGGTCTGAAACCCAGTTAGCAGCTATGTATCAG GCTCTCTCGGAGAAGGATGAGTACATCACTCAGATGCAGAGAAATCTAAACGACATGGAAGCATCTTTACT CACGAAAGGTTCAACTCCTGCTGATATCTCCAAGTCATTAGCGATAGAAATGGTTGAAGATGACAATATCTGCTTTTCGAGTCCTGTGGAGGTCAAGGGGTCAGTCGAGTACTTGCGGAACAAACTGGCGGACGGAGCGAGTTCTATCAATG AACTACAAATGAAGTTGGAAACAGTACAGGTAGCCAATGAGATCTACCAAGAGGAAGTAAAAGACCTTCAGTGTAGACTGGAGACGAGTCTGCAAACTCCGCAGAACTCCCTGAGCGAAG TGACCTCTGCTGCTTGTAGTCGATTTCTCTGCAATGGCTGCTCTCCTCCAGCTGTATTCGAAGGAAAGTGA
- the LOC137407198 gene encoding uncharacterized protein, producing the protein MFEDIIAYLFFNQRKPQTGRPTSDDFKILFCFSVLYADYVASGRSLKFLEDYIAKEVLPAYGNTHTTTSVTGFQSTLYRHEARSIVRDCVNASEHDAVIFCGTGCTGAVRLLINALDLSKDSSQTPVVIAGPYDHHSTLLPWRELTEDDIIFLRL; encoded by the exons ATGTTTGAAGATATCATAGCCTACTTATTTTTTAATCAACGAAAACCACAAACTGGCAGGCCTACGAGTGACGAtttcaaaatattgttttgtttttcagtGCTCTACGCAGACTATGTCGCTTCAGGGAG GTCTCTTAAGTTCCTCGAGGATTACATAGCCAAGGAAGTTCTTCCTGCTTATGGCAACACCCACACCACTACTTCTGTCACAGGATTCCAGTCTACACTTTACAGACATGAGGCTAG GTCAATAGTGCGGGATTGTGTGAATGCTAGTGAACACGATGCTGTGATATTCTGTGGAACGGGATGCACTGGGGCAGTTCGTTTGCTCATCAATGCCCTTGACCTTAGTAAAGATTCGTCACAAACACCAGTTGTTATAGCTGGTCCATATGATCATCATTCTACACTACTGCCGTGGAGAGAGTTGACAGAAGAT GATATTATATTCCTGCGACTTTAG